In one Fusobacteriaceae bacterium genomic region, the following are encoded:
- the glgB gene encoding 1,4-alpha-glucan branching protein GlgB: MKNEMDIYLFHRGEHRQAYHYLGSHVNRNNVVFRVWAPNARGVSVVGDFNGWNGEANRMSKITDGGLWEVEIPRLKRYDKYKYQIELAGGGWRLKSDPYAVYSEMRPNTASFVYPFPKIKWNDKNWLKARTQGLEKPMNIYEIHLGSWRRDDRGYWLTYLQTAEKLVEYLKEMNYTHVEIMPVGEYPLDDSWGYQATGYFSVTSRYGTPEEFMTFIDIMHQNGIGVILDWVPGHFCKDDHGLYRFDGSAVYEYADERIGENPQWGTANFNLARFEVKSFLISNALFWLREYHIDGLRIDAVANILYLTYGKNDKNIKNQYGGVENIDGINFLKELNSVLKEEFPDALVVAEDSTAWPNVTKHPVDGGLGFTSKWNMGWMNDTLKYFSEDPLYRYEHHGKLTFSFMYAFSENFILPLSHDEVVHGKKSILNKMPGFYEAKIANVKTLYSYQAAHPGKKLNFMGNEIAQGLEWRFYDQVEWHLLAENENCRNVQKYVKALNKMYLEERALWEDGWDTFEWIEHENNTENMLIFLRKVKDFSEYLIAIFNFSGADRTGYRVGVPENRKYNVILNSDDERFGGTGFSKKRVFVPKKTSWNYRDYSIQLDIKANSAVFIKAGEAAESGKESAPAVKTKKNPKKETVKKNA; the protein is encoded by the coding sequence ATGAAAAACGAAATGGATATCTATCTGTTCCACCGGGGGGAGCACAGGCAGGCATATCACTATCTGGGATCTCATGTGAACCGGAACAACGTCGTGTTCCGGGTATGGGCCCCCAACGCCCGGGGCGTTTCCGTCGTCGGAGACTTCAACGGCTGGAACGGCGAGGCAAACCGGATGAGCAAAATCACCGACGGCGGGCTTTGGGAAGTGGAAATCCCCAGGCTCAAGCGCTACGACAAATACAAATACCAGATCGAACTCGCCGGCGGCGGCTGGCGGCTGAAATCCGACCCTTACGCCGTGTATTCGGAAATGCGGCCCAATACGGCCTCTTTTGTCTACCCTTTTCCCAAAATCAAGTGGAACGACAAAAACTGGCTGAAGGCGAGGACGCAGGGCCTGGAAAAGCCCATGAACATCTACGAAATCCATCTCGGTTCCTGGCGCAGGGACGACAGAGGCTACTGGCTGACCTACCTCCAGACCGCGGAAAAGCTCGTCGAATACCTCAAAGAAATGAATTACACCCATGTGGAGATTATGCCCGTGGGGGAATATCCGCTGGACGATTCCTGGGGCTATCAGGCCACCGGCTACTTTTCGGTCACGAGTCGCTACGGGACGCCCGAAGAATTCATGACTTTTATCGATATCATGCACCAAAACGGAATCGGAGTCATCCTCGACTGGGTGCCCGGACATTTTTGCAAAGACGACCACGGTCTGTACCGCTTTGACGGCAGCGCCGTCTACGAGTACGCCGACGAGCGGATCGGGGAAAATCCCCAATGGGGGACGGCCAATTTCAATCTCGCCCGTTTTGAAGTCAAGTCCTTTTTGATCTCCAACGCGCTGTTCTGGCTGCGGGAATATCATATTGACGGGCTCAGGATTGACGCTGTGGCCAATATTCTCTACCTCACCTACGGCAAAAATGACAAGAACATCAAAAATCAGTACGGAGGCGTTGAGAACATCGACGGCATCAATTTCCTCAAAGAATTGAACTCCGTCTTGAAAGAGGAGTTTCCAGACGCCCTTGTCGTGGCGGAAGACTCCACGGCCTGGCCCAACGTCACGAAGCATCCGGTGGACGGGGGCCTGGGTTTTACGAGCAAATGGAACATGGGCTGGATGAACGACACGCTGAAATACTTTTCCGAAGATCCGCTCTATCGCTACGAACACCACGGGAAGCTGACATTTTCCTTTATGTACGCCTTCTCGGAAAATTTCATCCTGCCGCTCTCTCACGACGAGGTCGTGCACGGGAAAAAATCCATCCTCAACAAGATGCCGGGCTTCTACGAAGCGAAAATCGCCAACGTCAAGACGCTCTATTCCTACCAGGCGGCCCATCCGGGGAAAAAGCTCAATTTCATGGGCAACGAAATCGCCCAAGGCCTCGAATGGCGCTTTTACGACCAGGTCGAGTGGCATTTGCTCGCGGAAAACGAGAATTGCCGCAATGTCCAAAAATACGTCAAAGCCCTCAACAAAATGTATCTTGAGGAAAGAGCCCTCTGGGAAGACGGCTGGGACACCTTCGAATGGATCGAGCATGAAAACAATACGGAAAACATGCTGATTTTCCTGAGAAAAGTCAAGGATTTCAGCGAATACCTGATCGCGATTTTCAATTTTTCAGGGGCGGACAGGACCGGATACCGGGTGGGCGTCCCCGAAAACCGGAAATACAATGTGATTCTCAACAGTGACGACGAACGTTTCGGCGGTACGGGTTTCTCCAAAAAGAGAGTCTTCGTTCCGAAAAAAACATCATGGAATTACCGGGATTACAGCATTCAGCTGGACATCAAGGCGAATTCCGCCGTGTTCATCAAAGCCGGAGAAGCGGCGGAATCCGGGAAAGAAAGCGCTCCGGCGGTAAAGACCAAAAAAAACCCAAAAAAAGAGACGGTGAAGAAAAATGCGTAA
- a CDS encoding glycogen/starch/alpha-glucan phosphorylase: MEFEKERLRKSLEKNVRILFNKSLEESGSFELYRALGRTVMEEIAENWYETEKLYDEGKRAYYFSAEFLMGRALGNNLINLGVSPAVRELLQSLGIDYNKVEDEEEDSALGNGGLGRLAACFLDSLATHDLPGMGYGIRYRNGIFNQVFKDGYQVEKPEKWLKYEDVWSVPRYQDEVVVSYGDRKVRAVPYDMPIIGYNTKNVNTLRLWQAEPVVDLDLGLFNKQDYLMATAEKTFAEDISRVLYPNDSTDEGKKLRLKQQYFFTSASLQDILKKFKKLHGYDFEKLPDYVAIQLNDTHPVIAIPELMRLLVDLEGLAWEKAWAIIEKIFSYTNHTILAEALEKWWIGLYKEVVPRIYEITEGISNQLNGFLYEKYPEDQAKRNRMAIIRDNLVQMAWIAIYGSHAINGVAKLHTEILKNRELKDWYELWPEKFYNKTNGITQRRWMLKSNPQLSAFVTELIGDGWVTDLTKLKELERYQSDQGVLHRLCEIKREKKLELVEYLRKTQSINVNPESIFDIQIKRLHEYKRQLLNIFHILDLYSNLKTNPMCDFTPVTYFFGAKAAPGYVIAKGIIRLINEVAQLVNHDTDVNQKLKVVFVENYRVSVGEKLFPAADVSEQISTAGKEASGTGNMKFMLNGALTLGTLDGANVEIVEEAGRENNYIFGLTVEEVEAMRAKGYDPHIPYNTVVGLKKVVDSLIDGTLTDLGSGIYAAIHKSLMENTARADQYFVLEDFESYRETQRKINREYNDRQTWAKKMLMNIANAGKFSSDRTILEYANEIWRIKKSKL, encoded by the coding sequence ATGGAATTTGAAAAAGAGCGCTTGAGAAAGTCGCTCGAAAAAAATGTCAGGATCTTGTTCAACAAGAGTCTTGAGGAATCGGGCAGTTTCGAGTTGTACAGAGCCCTCGGCCGGACCGTGATGGAAGAAATCGCGGAAAACTGGTACGAGACGGAAAAACTGTATGACGAAGGGAAAAGAGCCTATTATTTTTCGGCGGAATTCCTCATGGGAAGAGCCCTCGGCAACAATCTGATCAACCTCGGCGTCTCGCCCGCCGTCCGTGAATTGCTGCAATCGCTGGGCATCGATTACAACAAAGTCGAAGACGAGGAAGAGGATTCGGCTCTGGGAAACGGCGGTCTCGGCCGTTTGGCGGCCTGTTTTCTCGATTCCCTGGCCACCCATGACCTTCCCGGCATGGGCTACGGCATCCGCTATCGGAACGGCATCTTCAACCAGGTCTTCAAAGACGGCTATCAGGTCGAAAAACCTGAAAAATGGCTGAAATATGAAGACGTCTGGTCGGTTCCCCGCTATCAGGACGAAGTGGTTGTGAGCTACGGCGACAGAAAAGTCCGGGCTGTCCCCTATGACATGCCCATCATCGGATACAATACCAAAAATGTCAACACGCTCCGTCTCTGGCAGGCGGAACCAGTCGTAGACCTCGATCTGGGGCTCTTCAACAAACAGGATTACTTGATGGCCACGGCGGAAAAGACCTTCGCCGAGGACATCTCCCGGGTCCTCTACCCCAATGACTCCACCGACGAGGGGAAAAAACTCCGGCTGAAGCAGCAGTATTTCTTTACGTCGGCGTCGCTGCAGGACATTTTGAAAAAATTCAAGAAGCTCCACGGCTATGATTTTGAGAAGCTGCCGGACTATGTGGCCATACAGCTCAACGACACCCATCCGGTCATAGCCATTCCCGAATTGATGCGCCTTTTGGTGGATCTTGAGGGGTTGGCCTGGGAAAAGGCCTGGGCGATTATCGAAAAGATCTTTTCGTACACGAATCACACGATACTCGCCGAAGCGCTGGAAAAATGGTGGATCGGTCTCTACAAGGAAGTGGTGCCCCGGATCTACGAGATCACCGAAGGCATCAGCAACCAGCTGAACGGCTTCCTCTACGAGAAATACCCCGAGGACCAGGCCAAGCGCAACCGCATGGCCATTATCCGCGACAACCTCGTGCAGATGGCCTGGATCGCCATCTACGGTTCCCACGCCATCAACGGCGTCGCCAAGCTCCATACGGAAATCCTCAAAAACCGCGAACTCAAAGACTGGTACGAGCTCTGGCCCGAAAAATTCTACAACAAAACAAACGGCATCACGCAAAGACGCTGGATGCTGAAATCCAACCCCCAGCTCTCGGCCTTTGTGACCGAGCTGATCGGAGACGGCTGGGTCACGGATCTGACAAAACTCAAGGAACTGGAACGCTATCAAAGCGACCAGGGGGTATTACACCGCCTGTGCGAAATCAAGCGGGAGAAAAAACTGGAGCTGGTGGAGTATCTGCGTAAGACCCAGAGCATAAACGTCAATCCGGAGTCCATTTTTGACATCCAGATCAAGCGGCTCCACGAATACAAGCGGCAATTGCTGAATATCTTCCATATCCTTGACCTGTACAGCAATTTGAAAACGAATCCCATGTGTGATTTCACGCCGGTGACCTACTTTTTCGGGGCCAAGGCCGCCCCGGGCTACGTGATCGCCAAGGGCATCATCCGCCTGATCAACGAAGTGGCGCAGCTGGTGAACCACGACACGGACGTCAATCAAAAGCTCAAAGTCGTCTTCGTGGAGAATTACCGGGTATCGGTTGGGGAAAAACTCTTCCCGGCGGCCGACGTCAGCGAGCAGATCTCCACGGCGGGAAAGGAAGCCTCGGGCACGGGCAACATGAAGTTCATGCTGAACGGGGCGCTGACCCTGGGCACCCTCGACGGCGCCAACGTCGAAATCGTGGAAGAGGCCGGACGGGAAAACAACTACATCTTCGGCCTGACCGTGGAGGAAGTGGAGGCCATGCGGGCAAAGGGCTACGATCCCCACATTCCCTACAACACGGTCGTCGGGCTCAAGAAAGTCGTGGATTCCCTGATCGACGGGACCCTGACGGACCTGGGCTCCGGCATTTACGCCGCCATTCACAAGTCCCTGATGGAAAATACCGCCCGGGCGGATCAGTATTTCGTGCTTGAGGATTTCGAGTCCTACCGGGAGACCCAGCGCAAAATCAACCGGGAGTACAACGATCGCCAGACCTGGGCGAAAAAAATGTTGATGAATATTGCCAACGCGGGAAAATTCTCATCTGATCGCACGATTCTCGAATACGCCAACGAGATTTGGCGGATCAAAAAAAGCAAACTGTAA
- the malQ gene encoding 4-alpha-glucanotransferase, producing MTERCGGILLHISALPGKYGIGDLGTSAFRFVDFLAGAGQKIWQILPLVPAGFGNSPYQSVSVFAGNPLFIDLEEFLRAGNITAGDLEPLVAQNDDERVRYEAIAALREELLRKIYDARFRGGENAEEDEALRKFCEKSGKWLREYAIFATLKENFGGRPWYRWPRKYKFKSKGALKAILRDHAGAIRYHCWVQFTFYRQWAALKAHAARKGVRILGDLPIYVSTDSADAWGNRELFQFTRYGKAKRVAGCPPDYFSKTGQLWGNILYDWEAIRERRYRWWIERLRHSFGIYDIARLDHFIGFSSYWSIPAGDATAVNGRWERGPGMRLFGKVRKDLGSVDIVAEDLGALSAGVRKLLRDTGFPGMKILQFAFDSYDSDYLPHKYPEEAFAYTGTHDNNTLAGWLSGLPDNIADYARSYTDNFLGAEGDGFSATDKMILAVLKSKAGAAVIPMQDYLGTGADGRFNTPSTVGPGNWSWRVAAASLTEALMTHIRRMTEKFQR from the coding sequence ATGACAGAACGTTGCGGCGGCATCCTGCTGCACATCAGCGCACTTCCCGGAAAATACGGGATCGGCGACCTCGGGACAAGCGCGTTTCGCTTTGTGGATTTTCTGGCGGGCGCAGGACAAAAGATCTGGCAGATCCTGCCTCTGGTCCCGGCGGGCTTCGGCAATTCCCCGTACCAGTCCGTTTCGGTCTTCGCGGGAAACCCGCTCTTCATTGACCTCGAAGAGTTCCTGCGGGCGGGAAATATCACGGCCGGAGACCTCGAGCCCCTGGTTGCGCAAAACGACGACGAAAGGGTACGCTACGAGGCAATTGCCGCCTTGCGGGAGGAACTCCTGCGAAAGATCTACGACGCCCGTTTCCGGGGCGGCGAAAACGCCGAAGAAGACGAAGCGCTCCGGAAATTTTGCGAAAAATCGGGAAAATGGCTCAGGGAATACGCGATCTTCGCGACGCTGAAGGAAAACTTCGGCGGAAGACCCTGGTATCGCTGGCCGCGCAAGTACAAATTCAAAAGTAAAGGGGCCCTCAAAGCGATTCTCCGGGATCACGCCGGGGCCATCCGTTATCACTGCTGGGTCCAATTCACTTTTTACCGGCAGTGGGCGGCCCTCAAGGCCCACGCGGCCCGAAAGGGCGTCCGGATTTTAGGCGATCTCCCCATTTACGTCTCCACCGACAGCGCCGACGCCTGGGGCAACAGGGAACTGTTTCAGTTTACCCGCTACGGCAAGGCCAAGCGGGTCGCCGGTTGCCCGCCCGATTATTTCAGCAAGACGGGGCAGCTCTGGGGCAACATTCTCTACGACTGGGAAGCGATACGCGAAAGGCGGTACCGCTGGTGGATCGAGCGCCTGCGTCATTCTTTCGGGATCTATGACATCGCGCGTCTCGATCATTTCATCGGCTTTTCTTCTTACTGGAGCATTCCGGCCGGAGACGCCACCGCCGTCAACGGTCGTTGGGAGAGGGGGCCGGGCATGAGGCTTTTCGGAAAAGTCCGGAAGGATCTGGGCAGCGTAGACATCGTGGCCGAAGACCTGGGCGCCCTCTCGGCCGGCGTCCGGAAGCTCCTGCGGGATACGGGCTTTCCCGGCATGAAGATCCTGCAGTTCGCCTTCGACAGTTACGACAGCGATTATCTGCCGCACAAATACCCCGAAGAGGCCTTTGCCTATACGGGAACCCACGACAACAACACGCTTGCGGGCTGGCTTTCGGGCCTCCCGGACAACATCGCGGACTATGCCCGCAGCTATACGGACAACTTTCTGGGCGCGGAGGGCGACGGCTTTTCCGCCACGGACAAAATGATTCTGGCCGTCCTCAAATCCAAAGCCGGGGCGGCGGTAATCCCCATGCAGGATTATCTCGGAACAGGCGCCGACGGGCGCTTCAACACCCCGTCCACCGTGGGGCCCGGCAACTGGTCCTGGCGCGTGGCGGCCGCATCCCTGACGGAGGCGCTGATGACGCATATCCGGCGGATGACGGAAAAATTTCAAAGATAG
- a CDS encoding DeoR/GlpR family DNA-binding transcription regulator, with protein MLNIQRCNIILELIEKNKNMQMKDIVKTLNVSEATVRRDLMLLEEKGKIRRVHGGAVLPDYIEEDILSRRNIFSAEKTKIAKTAAALVRDGSAVYLDAGTTTGAMIPFLAEKERLVVITNGLSHLEELTKYKIKAYVTGGRVKGKTAALVSGSAVLSLRNYRYDMAFMGANAVNEEGYWTPDEEEAVIKSAALRNCAQVWFLCDSSKFFKQSFIKFADLNEGTLLSEGEIPEGLRAPDPRSGERSRNL; from the coding sequence ATGCTCAACATTCAACGCTGCAACATCATTCTGGAACTTATCGAAAAGAACAAAAACATGCAGATGAAGGACATCGTCAAGACCCTCAATGTCTCGGAGGCGACGGTGCGCCGGGATCTGATGCTCCTTGAGGAAAAGGGAAAAATCCGGCGCGTCCACGGCGGGGCGGTGCTTCCCGATTATATCGAAGAGGACATCCTGAGCCGGCGGAACATCTTTTCGGCGGAAAAGACAAAGATCGCCAAAACGGCGGCGGCTCTGGTCAGGGACGGCAGCGCGGTTTACCTCGACGCGGGAACGACCACGGGGGCTATGATCCCCTTTCTCGCCGAAAAAGAACGTCTGGTCGTTATCACCAACGGGCTTTCCCATCTGGAGGAACTGACAAAATACAAAATCAAGGCTTATGTGACCGGCGGGCGCGTCAAGGGGAAAACGGCGGCCCTCGTCAGCGGCAGCGCGGTCCTGTCTCTGCGGAATTACCGCTATGACATGGCCTTTATGGGGGCAAACGCCGTTAACGAGGAAGGTTACTGGACGCCCGACGAGGAAGAGGCCGTCATCAAAAGCGCGGCTTTGCGCAACTGCGCCCAGGTCTGGTTTCTTTGCGATAGTTCGAAATTTTTCAAGCAGAGCTTTATCAAATTCGCGGATTTGAACGAAGGGACGCTGCTGAGTGAGGGGGAAATCCCCGAAGGCCTCAGGGCCCCCGATCCCCGAAGCGGCGAAAGGAGTCGGAATCTATGA
- the pfkB gene encoding 1-phosphofructokinase, whose protein sequence is MIFTITLNPAADYYVTVDSFMEGGLNLASESYLLAGGKGINVSKVLKNYGVQSIATGFAGGSNGELIRTTLREYGIIDRFVGIRDNTRLNIKLKTAANETEITGKAPEIPGESYAEFLKMLSDIGPHDYAVLSGSVPPSLPETVYAEIIQKLPRETRVILDTRGRPFIHALREGVHLTKPNKKELGEYLGREIHSMDELVAGARELREMGSENVLVSAGGEAAALVTPRGTWIGETPSGTVVSSAGAGDSMVAGILYGLSRGLSVEESFAGGIASGSATAFKKDLAELPDMEKLLNRIKIRRL, encoded by the coding sequence ATGATATTTACGATTACGCTGAACCCGGCGGCGGATTATTACGTCACGGTGGACAGCTTTATGGAAGGGGGGCTCAACCTCGCCTCGGAATCTTACCTGCTGGCGGGGGGGAAGGGCATCAACGTCTCGAAAGTCCTCAAAAACTATGGCGTTCAGAGTATCGCCACGGGGTTTGCCGGCGGCAGCAACGGCGAGCTCATCCGGACCACGCTCCGGGAATACGGTATCATCGACCGCTTTGTGGGCATCCGGGACAATACCCGGCTCAACATTAAGCTGAAGACCGCCGCAAACGAGACGGAAATCACCGGAAAAGCCCCGGAAATCCCCGGAGAAAGCTACGCGGAATTCCTTAAAATGTTGTCCGATATCGGGCCCCACGACTACGCGGTCCTCTCGGGGAGCGTGCCGCCGTCTCTGCCCGAAACGGTCTATGCCGAGATCATCCAAAAACTCCCCCGGGAGACAAGAGTCATCCTCGATACCCGGGGACGTCCCTTTATTCATGCCCTGAGGGAAGGCGTCCATCTCACCAAGCCCAATAAGAAAGAGCTGGGGGAATATCTCGGCCGGGAAATCCACTCCATGGACGAACTGGTCGCGGGCGCGCGAGAACTCAGGGAAATGGGTTCGGAAAATGTGCTGGTATCGGCGGGCGGAGAAGCCGCCGCGCTGGTGACGCCGCGGGGGACCTGGATCGGGGAAACGCCGTCGGGAACCGTGGTCAGCAGCGCCGGCGCCGGGGATTCCATGGTGGCGGGCATCCTCTACGGCCTGTCGCGGGGGCTTTCCGTCGAAGAATCCTTTGCGGGCGGCATCGCCTCGGGCAGCGCCACGGCTTTCAAAAAGGATCTCGCCGAACTTCCCGACATGGAAAAACTCCTCAATCGGATAAAAATCAGACGTCTTTGA
- a CDS encoding PTS mannitol transporter subunit IICBA, with protein sequence MSENTVKQRIQSYGRALSSMVMPNIGAFIAWGLITALFISSGWLPNEKFATLVGPMLTYMLPVLIGYTGGKNVHGVRGGVIGAIATIGVIVGANIPMFLGAMILGPFAGWVLKKVDESIEGKIPAGFEMLVNNFALGILGALFAMFAMQIMGPVVVGLTNFLTAGVHIIVGKGLFPLVSLFIEPAKILFLNNAINHGILGPMGLSEARELGKSVFFLLETNPGPGLGVLLAYWMFAKGSIKESAPGSILIHFLGGIHEIYFPYVLMNPVLVLAVIGGGISGVFTFNVLKAGLVAAPSPGSIIALMAMTPRGGHFAVLAGVVVSTVVSFLIASVFVKRAAAHMSEDALTTARQEVKDRKLESKGLAVKPEKVELIVYACDAGMGSSAMGASMLGKRLKAKNITIPVKNYAINEIPANASIVVSHEQLTPRAKEIRPGACHISVTDFLDMSVADKILGLIGATAAEAAGAPGEKTAGKASGTILKKENILTGQRAATKEEAVRLAGNVLVKGGYVRPEYVDSMLKRESEVSTYLGKGLAIPHCAGDGKSAIIKSGFSVLLFPEGVDFAAGKAYIVCGIAGKNDEHIDLIASLANLVDAYEEKEIKKLAASKDVDAVYSLFEQK encoded by the coding sequence ATGAGCGAAAACACAGTCAAACAAAGGATTCAGTCTTACGGACGGGCATTGAGCTCCATGGTCATGCCCAATATCGGCGCTTTTATCGCCTGGGGGCTGATCACGGCCCTGTTTATCTCCAGCGGCTGGCTGCCCAATGAAAAATTCGCGACCCTTGTGGGCCCCATGTTGACCTATATGCTACCGGTTCTGATCGGCTACACGGGCGGAAAGAACGTGCACGGCGTGCGGGGCGGCGTCATCGGCGCTATCGCCACCATCGGCGTCATTGTGGGGGCCAACATCCCCATGTTTCTTGGGGCCATGATCCTCGGACCCTTCGCGGGCTGGGTATTGAAAAAAGTCGACGAATCCATTGAGGGGAAAATTCCCGCGGGCTTTGAGATGCTCGTCAACAATTTCGCGCTGGGCATCCTCGGGGCGCTTTTCGCCATGTTCGCCATGCAGATCATGGGTCCCGTCGTTGTGGGACTCACGAATTTCCTCACGGCGGGCGTCCACATCATCGTCGGGAAGGGCCTTTTCCCGCTGGTGTCGTTGTTTATCGAACCGGCCAAGATCCTTTTCCTCAATAACGCCATCAATCACGGCATCCTGGGCCCCATGGGCCTCAGCGAGGCTAGAGAGCTGGGGAAATCCGTATTCTTCCTGCTGGAGACAAATCCCGGCCCCGGTTTGGGCGTGTTGCTGGCCTACTGGATGTTCGCCAAAGGGAGCATCAAAGAATCCGCCCCCGGATCCATTCTGATCCATTTCCTCGGCGGAATTCACGAAATCTATTTTCCCTATGTGCTGATGAATCCCGTGTTGGTGCTGGCCGTCATCGGCGGTGGCATTTCGGGCGTATTTACGTTTAACGTCCTGAAAGCGGGTCTCGTGGCCGCGCCTTCGCCGGGCAGCATCATCGCCCTCATGGCCATGACGCCCAGAGGGGGACATTTCGCCGTGCTGGCCGGCGTCGTCGTATCGACCGTCGTCTCTTTCCTGATCGCCTCGGTCTTTGTCAAACGGGCCGCCGCCCACATGAGCGAAGACGCCCTGACGACAGCCCGGCAGGAAGTCAAGGATCGCAAGCTGGAAAGCAAGGGACTTGCGGTAAAACCCGAAAAAGTCGAGCTCATCGTTTACGCCTGCGACGCGGGCATGGGGTCTTCCGCCATGGGCGCGTCCATGCTGGGGAAACGGCTCAAAGCCAAAAATATCACGATTCCGGTCAAAAATTACGCGATCAATGAAATTCCAGCCAACGCGTCGATCGTCGTCTCCCACGAACAGCTGACGCCGAGGGCGAAAGAGATCCGGCCCGGGGCCTGTCACATCAGCGTGACGGACTTTCTCGATATGTCCGTGGCCGACAAGATCCTGGGCCTGATCGGCGCAACCGCCGCGGAAGCGGCGGGCGCTCCCGGGGAGAAGACCGCGGGAAAAGCGTCCGGAACGATACTCAAGAAGGAAAACATCCTGACGGGGCAGCGGGCGGCCACAAAAGAAGAAGCGGTTCGCCTGGCCGGGAACGTCCTTGTGAAGGGCGGCTATGTGCGGCCCGAATATGTGGATTCCATGCTGAAGCGGGAAAGCGAGGTCTCGACTTATCTCGGCAAGGGTCTGGCCATTCCCCATTGCGCCGGCGACGGCAAGAGCGCCATCATCAAATCGGGATTTTCCGTGCTCCTTTTCCCCGAAGGGGTTGACTTTGCGGCCGGAAAGGCGTATATTGTATGCGGGATCGCCGGAAAGAACGACGAGCATATCGACCTCATCGCCTCCCTGGCCAATCTCGTGGACGCCTATGAGGAAAAGGAAATCAAAAAACTCGCGGCGTCAAAAGATGTCGACGCCGTTTACAGCCTGTTTGAACAGAAATAA
- a CDS encoding zinc-binding dehydrogenase gives MKTKAVRLYGEMDLRLEEFELPPIKDDEILVEVISDSVCMSTYKAALQGKRHKRVPQNVDTHPVIIGHEFAGNIVEVGKAHRDKFKPGMKFAQQPALNYKGSMASPGYSYEYFGGACTYCVIPPEVMELGCLLPYSGKSYYEASLAEPMSCIIGAYHAMYHTKMGVYQHEMGIVPGGKLAIIAGAGPMGLGAVDYALNCDRRPGLLVVTDIDDARLHRASRIFTKEAAKKRGVDLYFMNTARAGDKVAELRKLTGGSGFDDVMVMAPVRDAVETGDRILGRDGCMNFFAGPSDPEFSASINQYNVHYGYTHLMGTTGGNTADLLESLGMTEKGLINPAVMVTHVGGIDCIAETTLDLPKIPGGKKLTYTHIEMPLTAIEDFAEKGKTDPKFKVLAEICDKNHGLWSLEAENYLLANFKKA, from the coding sequence TTGAAAACAAAAGCGGTGCGGCTTTACGGTGAAATGGACCTGCGGTTGGAGGAATTCGAACTGCCGCCCATCAAAGACGACGAAATTCTGGTGGAAGTCATTTCCGACAGCGTCTGCATGTCCACATACAAGGCGGCCCTGCAGGGAAAACGCCACAAACGGGTCCCGCAGAACGTCGATACGCATCCGGTCATTATCGGTCATGAATTCGCGGGCAATATCGTCGAAGTCGGCAAGGCTCACCGGGATAAATTCAAGCCCGGCATGAAATTCGCCCAGCAGCCGGCCCTCAATTACAAGGGATCCATGGCTTCCCCGGGGTATTCCTACGAATACTTCGGCGGAGCCTGCACCTACTGCGTCATTCCGCCGGAAGTCATGGAACTGGGCTGTCTTTTACCCTACAGCGGCAAATCCTACTATGAGGCGTCGCTGGCGGAACCCATGAGCTGCATTATCGGCGCTTATCACGCCATGTACCATACGAAAATGGGCGTTTATCAGCATGAAATGGGCATCGTGCCCGGCGGAAAGCTGGCGATCATAGCGGGCGCGGGTCCCATGGGCCTGGGCGCGGTGGATTACGCCCTCAACTGCGACAGACGTCCCGGGCTACTGGTCGTAACCGACATCGACGACGCGCGTCTCCACAGGGCTTCGAGGATTTTCACGAAGGAAGCGGCCAAAAAGCGCGGCGTGGATCTGTATTTCATGAATACGGCGAGGGCAGGCGACAAAGTGGCCGAGCTGCGGAAATTGACCGGCGGGAGCGGTTTTGACGACGTCATGGTCATGGCGCCGGTCCGGGACGCCGTGGAGACCGGCGACCGGATCCTCGGACGGGACGGCTGCATGAATTTCTTCGCGGGTCCATCGGATCCTGAATTTTCGGCCTCGATCAATCAATATAACGTCCATTACGGGTATACGCACCTGATGGGGACCACCGGGGGAAATACGGCGGACTTGCTGGAATCCCTCGGCATGACGGAAAAAGGCCTGATCAATCCCGCGGTCATGGTGACCCACGTCGGAGGCATCGACTGCATCGCCGAAACGACGCTTGATTTGCCGAAAATCCCGGGCGGGAAGAAACTCACCTATACCCATATCGAAATGCCGCTGACGGCCATAGAGGATTTCGCGGAAAAAGGAAAAACCGATCCGAAATTCAAGGTTCTCGCGGAAATCTGCGACAAGAATCACGGTCTCTGGAGTCTTGAAGCGGAAAACTATCTGCTTGCAAATTTCAAAAAAGCGTAA
- a CDS encoding HPr family phosphocarrier protein, which translates to MISKVTTIVNPTGFHMRPAGFFANALAGYQSAIKLKTPAKEVNAKSLMHIIGAGLKCGMTVEVIADGPDEAEALAKAVELIDSGLGEL; encoded by the coding sequence ATGATCTCAAAAGTGACTACTATCGTAAATCCGACAGGCTTTCACATGCGCCCGGCAGGCTTTTTCGCCAACGCCCTGGCCGGGTATCAGAGCGCGATCAAACTCAAGACCCCGGCAAAGGAAGTGAACGCCAAAAGTCTCATGCACATCATCGGCGCGGGACTCAAATGCGGCATGACCGTGGAAGTCATCGCCGACGGGCCCGATGAGGCGGAAGCCCTCGCGAAAGCCGTGGAGCTCATTGACAGCGGCCTCGGCGAGCTGTAA